A single Cannabis sativa cultivar Pink pepper isolate KNU-18-1 chromosome 7, ASM2916894v1, whole genome shotgun sequence DNA region contains:
- the LOC115696340 gene encoding copper transporter 1-like: MAMGTTSDGTMNMNMNMQSGMSFEWGTNAIILYSGWPGHSPGKYIVALVLVFCMAVIVEVLSSITSIKEGTGVPPMTAALSHACVYGFRVAVSYLVMLSLMSFNVGVFIVAVIGHGVGFFYVKAKALTIKQDEDMNNNV; this comes from the coding sequence ATGGCTATGGGAACCACGAGTGATGGGACgatgaatatgaatatgaatatgcAAAGTGGGATGAGCTTCGAATGGGGTACCAACGCTATAATCCTCTACTCAGGGTGGCCCGGCCATAGCCCTGGCAAGTACATAGTGGCTCTGGTTTTAGTGTTTTGCATGGCTGTCATAGTTGAGGTTCTCTCTTCCATAACCTCCATCAAAGAAGGTACTGGTGTACCTCCGATGACGGCGGCTTTGAGTCACGCTTGCGTGTATGGCTTTCGGGTTGCAGTTTCTTACTTGGTTATGCTTTCTTTGATGTCTTTCAATGTCGGTGTTTTCATTGTTGCTGTCATCGGCCATGGTGTTGGATTTTTCTACGTCAAAGCTAAGGCTTTAACCATCAAACAAGACGAGGATATGAATAATAATGTTTGA